One window from the genome of Palaemon carinicauda isolate YSFRI2023 chromosome 24, ASM3689809v2, whole genome shotgun sequence encodes:
- the LOC137617994 gene encoding mucin-3A-like, which produces MDKDLKLMEEEMIANDQHTTPRNALNSNSGKTPQHTIPRNALNSNSGKTPQHTTPRNALNSNSGKTPQHTIPRNALNSNSGKTPQHTIPRNALNSNSGKTPQHTTPRNALNSNSGKTPQHTTPRNALNSNSGKTPQHTTPRNALNSNSGKTPQHTTPRNALNSNSGKTPQHTTPRNALNSNSGKTPQHTTPRNALNSNSGKTPQHTTPRNALNSNSGKTPQNALNSNSGKTPQHTTPRNALNSNSGKTPQHTTPRNALNSNSGKTPQHTTPRNALNSNSGKTPQHTTPRNALNSNSGKTPQHTTPRNALNSNSGKTPQHTTPRNALNSNSGKTPQHTTPRNALNSNSGKTPQHTTPRNALNSNSGKTPQHTTPRNALNSNSGKTPQHTTPRNALNSNSGKTPQHTTPRNALNSNSGKTPQHTTPRNALNSNSGKTPQHTTPRNALNSNSGKTPQHTTPRNALNSNSGKTPQHTTPRNALNSNSGKTPQHTIPEMP; this is translated from the exons CACACTACTcccagaaatgccttgaactctaactctggaAAAACTCCCCAGCACACTATTcccagaaatgccttgaactctaactctggaAAAACTCCCCAGCACACTACTcccagaaatgccttgaactctaactctggaAAAACTCCCCAGCACACTATTcccagaaatgccttgaactctaactctggaAAAACTCCCCAGCACACTATTcccagaaatgccttgaactctaactctggaAAAACTCCCCAGCACACTACTcccagaaatgccttgaactctaactctggaAAAACTCCCCAGCACACTACTcccagaaatgccttgaactctaactctggaAAAACTCCCCAGCACACTACTcccagaaatgccttgaactctaactctggaAAAACTCCCCAGCACACTACTcccagaaatgccttgaactctaactctggaAAAACTCCCCAGCACACTACTcccagaaatgccttgaactctaactctggaAAAACTCCCCAGCACACTACTcccagaaatgccttgaactctaactctggaAAAACTCCCCAGCACACTACTcccagaaatgccttgaactctaactctggaAAAACTCCCCA aaatgccttgaactctaactctggaAAAACTCCCCAGCACACTACTcccagaaatgccttgaactctaactctggaAAAACTCCCCAGCACACTACTcccagaaatgccttgaactctaactctggaAAAACTCCCCAGCACACTACTcccagaaatgccttgaactctaactctggaAAAACTCCCCAGCACACTACTcccagaaatgccttgaactctaactctggaAAAACTCCCCAGCACACTACTcccagaaatgccttgaactctaactctggaAAAACTCCCCAGCACACTACTcccagaaatgccttgaactctaactctggaAAAACTCCCCAGCACACTACTcccagaaatgccttgaactctaactctggaAAAACTCCCCAGCACACTACTcccagaaatgccttgaactctaactctggaAAAACTCCCCAGCACACTACTcccagaaatgccttgaactctaactctggaAAAACTCCCCAGCACACTACTcccagaaatgccttgaactctaactctggaAAAACTCCCCAGCACACTACTcccagaaatgccttgaactctaactctggaAAAACTCCCCAGCACACTACTcccagaaatgccttgaactctaactctggaAAAACTCCCCAGCACACTACTcccagaaatgccttgaactctaactctggaAAAACTCCCCAGCACACTACTcccagaaatgccttgaactctaactctggaAAAACTCCCCAGCACACTACTcccagaaatgccttgaactctaactctggaAAAACTCCCCAGCACACTATcccagaaatgccttga